The following proteins come from a genomic window of bacterium:
- a CDS encoding sigma-70 family RNA polymerase sigma factor, translated as MTEEKQLLEQAQEGNKAAFGRLVDLHKNKVLNIAYKLLDNYEAAQDVAQESFIKAYVKLGSFKKEASFMTWLYRITYNTACNHIRKNKLKTVFLNENVIASREDTAEKAELRDIINDAVERLPLKLKTVVVLRDYEELSYREISDVIKRPVGTVESRLSRARARLKEILKDYIKG; from the coding sequence ATGACGGAAGAGAAGCAGCTGCTTGAGCAGGCGCAAGAGGGGAACAAGGCAGCTTTTGGCCGGCTCGTAGATTTACATAAAAATAAGGTGCTGAACATAGCTTATAAGCTTTTGGATAACTATGAGGCGGCTCAGGATGTAGCCCAGGAAAGTTTTATCAAGGCTTATGTGAAACTCGGTTCTTTTAAAAAAGAAGCTTCATTTATGACCTGGCTTTACCGGATTACCTATAATACGGCCTGCAATCACATAAGGAAGAATAAGTTAAAGACCGTGTTCCTGAATGAAAATGTAATCGCGAGCCGGGAAGATACAGCCGAAAAGGCGGAATTAAGGGATATTATAAATGATGCGGTGGAAAGGCTGCCCCTGAAGCTTAAGACGGTTGTGGTTTTAAGGGATTACGAGGAGCTTTCATACAGGGAAATATCGGATGTTATTAAGCGTCCGGTGGGTACGGTGGAGTCGAGATTGTCAAGGGCGAGAGCAAGGTTAAAAGAGATTTTAAAAGATTATATAAAGGGATAA
- the typA gene encoding translational GTPase TypA gives MPNQKRRKDVRNVAIIAHVDHGKTTLVDALLKYTGAYEFKAGETTIMDSNPLERERGITILSKNASLQYKGVQFNLVDTPGHADFGSEVERILKMVDGVLLLVDAFEGPMPQTKFVLKKSLELHLKPILVINKLDSAHARPNEVADMTFDLFCELNASEEQLDFPIVYASGKEGYATLDLDEPKDSIKPLLETILHRVLPPIADPELPFQMLVTMLDYDSYVGRIAIGRVFHGSIRVGDPVALVKRDGTIAKSKVTKIMKYRGLVRIDANEAVAGDIILIAGIEGVEVGETLACIDNPKGLPAIKIDEPTISMNFSHNTSPFTGRDGGRFLTSRHIRERLKHEAMINVGIKVEEVAGTERLKVSGRGELHLAILIETMRREGYEMEVSKPQVILKKMGGQTLEPVEEVVIEVESEYQGVVMQALGARKAQMRSIKTTSSGTNRMEFIVASRALIGFRGEFLMMTRGNGMMYQNFLEYQTYKGDIPKRQSGVLVSQAAGDAVAYALFNLQPRGEIFINPGEKLYEGMIIGVNNKGTDIVVNAQRGKKLTNMRAAGSDDALTLITPRQMTLEFALEFIEDDELVEITPKHVRLRKMHLTEIDRKRASRGAQPR, from the coding sequence ATGCCGAACCAGAAAAGAAGAAAAGATGTAAGGAATGTCGCGATTATAGCGCATGTTGACCACGGGAAGACCACGCTTGTGGATGCTCTTCTCAAATATACAGGCGCTTATGAGTTTAAAGCCGGCGAGACTACCATAATGGATTCGAATCCTCTTGAAAGGGAAAGAGGGATTACGATTCTTTCTAAAAACGCTTCTCTCCAGTATAAAGGGGTGCAGTTTAATCTTGTTGATACGCCCGGGCACGCTGATTTCGGCAGCGAGGTCGAACGTATCCTTAAGATGGTTGACGGCGTGTTGCTTCTTGTTGACGCTTTTGAAGGGCCTATGCCGCAGACTAAATTTGTTTTGAAGAAGTCGCTTGAACTGCATTTAAAACCGATACTTGTGATAAATAAGCTTGATTCCGCGCATGCCCGCCCGAATGAAGTGGCGGATATGACATTTGACCTTTTCTGCGAGCTGAACGCTTCCGAAGAACAGCTTGATTTTCCGATTGTTTACGCTTCGGGAAAGGAAGGTTACGCGACTCTCGACCTTGACGAACCGAAAGATTCCATAAAACCTCTTTTAGAAACTATCCTGCACAGGGTATTGCCGCCGATAGCTGACCCTGAACTGCCTTTCCAGATGCTGGTTACAATGCTTGATTATGATTCTTATGTCGGGCGAATCGCCATAGGGCGTGTTTTTCACGGGTCTATCCGTGTCGGGGACCCCGTGGCGCTTGTGAAGCGTGACGGAACCATCGCTAAAAGCAAGGTAACTAAGATCATGAAGTATCGCGGACTGGTCCGCATTGACGCAAATGAGGCTGTAGCCGGGGATATTATATTGATTGCGGGAATAGAAGGGGTGGAAGTCGGCGAGACGCTTGCGTGTATTGATAATCCGAAAGGATTGCCTGCCATCAAGATAGATGAGCCTACAATTTCCATGAATTTTTCCCATAATACGAGCCCTTTTACAGGCCGGGACGGCGGCAGATTTTTAACGTCGCGCCATATCCGGGAACGCCTTAAACATGAGGCTATGATAAATGTCGGCATTAAAGTCGAGGAAGTCGCGGGAACCGAGCGGCTGAAGGTTTCCGGCCGCGGTGAACTGCATCTTGCCATTCTTATCGAGACAATGCGCCGCGAAGGATATGAGATGGAAGTTTCCAAGCCGCAGGTTATTTTGAAGAAAATGGGCGGGCAAACGCTCGAGCCTGTTGAAGAAGTTGTAATCGAGGTGGAAAGCGAATATCAGGGTGTTGTCATGCAGGCGCTTGGAGCCCGCAAGGCCCAGATGCGCAGTATAAAAACAACATCTTCAGGCACTAACCGCATGGAATTTATTGTTGCCTCGAGGGCATTAATCGGGTTCAGAGGCGAGTTTCTTATGATGACCCGGGGTAACGGCATGATGTACCAGAATTTTCTTGAATACCAGACTTACAAAGGGGATATTCCAAAACGTCAAAGCGGTGTTCTTGTTTCACAGGCAGCCGGCGATGCGGTGGCGTACGCGCTTTTTAATCTGCAGCCCCGCGGGGAAATTTTTATTAATCCGGGGGAAAAGTTGTATGAGGGGATGATAATCGGTGTAAACAACAAAGGGACGGATATCGTCGTAAACGCCCAGCGCGGAAAGAAATTAACGAATATGCGCGCGGCAGGAAGCGATGACGCGCTTACGCTTATAACTCCGCGTCAGATGACGTTAGAGTTTGCCCTTGAGTTTATAGAAGATGACGAGTTGGTTGAGATAACTCCCAAGCATGTAAGGCTCAGGAAAATGCATTTAACGGAAATAGACCGCAAAAGGGCAAGCCGCGGCGCGCAGCCGAGATAA
- a CDS encoding cold-shock protein, which yields MVTGKVKWFSDQKGYGFITPDDGSKDCFVHHSVIRGDGFKSLSEGQAVEFEVEDGPKGPQAANVVKV from the coding sequence ATGGTAACAGGTAAAGTTAAATGGTTTAGTGATCAAAAAGGCTATGGCTTTATAACGCCGGATGACGGAAGTAAAGATTGTTTCGTACATCACAGTGTAATCCGTGGTGACGGATTTAAGAGCTTAAGCGAAGGACAGGCAGTCGAGTTCGAAGTTGAAGACGGTCCTAAAGGTCCTCAAGCCGCAAATGTAGTAAAGGTATAA
- a CDS encoding DEAD/DEAH box helicase, with protein MTKNAGTNVSFDGLGIAPKTLEALDRLKFTHPTPIQYKAIPVAINGTDIIGVAQTGTGKTLAFVIPVVQRLSRSKGKCLVLVPTRELAMQVNETFRKIAPLFGIKTTVIIGGVPIRAQLNELRNNPRVIIATPGRLVDHMKQKTIRLNDVEILILDEADRMLDMGFRPDIERILRFVPQNRQTMLFSATIPEEVVSIGTAHMKLPIHIEVAPSGTTAERIIQELFIVKKETKKELLGKLLNQYRGSVLLFARTKRGANKIKRLITGMGYNAAEIHSDRTLAQRKEALEGFKRGKYRILVATDIAARGIDVVGIETVINYDIPDDAENYVHRIGRTGRAGHEGRAISLATPEQGKEIRNIEKIIKAALPVSEHPELPGEKFRTQTVFQSRNWNSLRKSRRRR; from the coding sequence ATGACAAAAAACGCAGGAACAAATGTTTCTTTTGACGGGCTGGGCATCGCCCCGAAAACACTCGAAGCGCTGGACCGGTTGAAGTTTACCCATCCTACACCCATCCAGTATAAAGCTATCCCCGTTGCCATAAACGGCACAGATATCATCGGGGTGGCCCAAACCGGCACAGGCAAAACACTGGCTTTCGTAATCCCCGTCGTCCAGCGTCTTTCCCGCAGCAAGGGTAAGTGCCTGGTGCTCGTTCCCACAAGGGAATTAGCCATGCAGGTAAACGAGACTTTCCGGAAGATAGCTCCCTTATTCGGCATAAAGACCACCGTCATTATCGGAGGAGTCCCGATACGCGCCCAGCTGAATGAACTCAGGAATAACCCGCGCGTCATTATTGCCACGCCCGGGCGGCTTGTCGACCATATGAAACAGAAGACAATACGTCTCAATGACGTTGAAATCCTTATTCTGGATGAAGCCGACAGGATGCTGGATATGGGTTTCAGGCCGGATATAGAACGCATTCTCAGGTTCGTCCCGCAAAACAGGCAGACTATGCTTTTTTCAGCGACGATACCCGAAGAAGTCGTGTCGATAGGGACAGCTCATATGAAACTGCCCATCCATATCGAGGTCGCGCCGTCGGGAACCACCGCGGAACGCATTATTCAGGAGTTATTCATCGTAAAAAAAGAGACAAAAAAAGAACTGCTGGGTAAACTTCTCAACCAGTACCGCGGTTCGGTATTGCTTTTTGCGCGGACAAAAAGAGGGGCAAACAAAATAAAACGACTGATAACGGGAATGGGATATAACGCGGCGGAGATACATTCGGACCGAACGCTCGCCCAGAGGAAAGAAGCGCTTGAAGGTTTTAAACGGGGCAAATACAGGATACTTGTCGCGACCGATATAGCGGCGAGAGGAATAGATGTTGTCGGTATAGAAACAGTGATAAACTACGATATTCCGGACGACGCCGAGAATTACGTGCACAGGATAGGGCGCACAGGGCGGGCCGGGCATGAAGGGCGCGCTATCTCGCTCGCCACCCCGGAACAGGGCAAGGAGATACGCAATATCGAGAAGATTATAAAGGCGGCCCTGCCGGTCTCGGAACATCCCGAACTTCCGGGCGAGAAATTCAGGACTCAGACAGTCTTCCAGAGCAGGAACTGGAATTCGTTAAGGAAAAGCCGCAGACGCAGGTGA